A genomic region of Candidozyma auris chromosome 5, complete sequence contains the following coding sequences:
- the ELF1 gene encoding Elf1p, with product MSKKISFDEFLKQQQQAQQQPRGYGYKNSNNYQYSGQNFQYSGQSFQPGQYYSGYQGYQGYQGFQNQAHTGYQGYPEQSFSASQNGSEVPSGAESRITSGAATPNPDASTTSLSSLGSALNKLKLEETPISEHLTAIQKCSKISDSKKEAEAIAQKVAEQPSMTIFDTWKILDIVKNLAKARSSPIVRESALLVIQQLAFSLSNSAPKESYLVQFISVILEAFTDKDRNVVKTAKQTLDIVYGVLPVEILGSLFIDEIINYLTSSAKWNTKIAALEIMDKLIAEAPADLLEMKFITAVPALTDMATDFKPELAKHGLATLKRFVKVFDNLDLQNKYDLIVETLANPQKVPECIKNLSSVTFVAEVTEPALSLLVPILDKSLKMSSSTNDQLRQTVTVTENLTRLVNNRREIEHYIPILLPGVEKVVNNASLPEVRELGAKALRVLKEAESEQTDGKFHGRISLKDAEKFLTENLSEDVKDVPAALLKDGTETSYLATIVQVDANVNDWKRLAEYLESAIQLSDSVTEELRKKYTEEVIKNLKHLFTESASVDNDDNDGAVEIVNADFSLAYGSRMLLNKTNLRLLKGHRYGLCGRNGAGKSTLMRAISKGQLEGFPTPDQLRTCFVEHKLQGEEGDLDLVSFIASDPELANVGRDDIAKALQAVGFPEERLTQQVGSLSGGWKMKLELARAMLMKADVLLLDEPTNHLDVGNVQWLQNYLIEHTEITSLIVSHDSGFLDAVCTDIIHYENKKLAYYKGNLSEFVKVKPEGKSYYTLSDSMVKMAFPPPGILSGVKSNTRAIARMSNVTFTYPGAAKPSLNNVSCSLCLSSRVAIVGPNGAGKSTLIKLLTGELVPNEGTVEKHPNLRIGYIAQHALQHVEQHKEKTANQYLQWRYRFGDDREVLLKESRKISDEEKQIMEKLIDVGDGQGPRQIEALVGRQKLKKSFQYEIKWKYFLPKYNSWLPREFLIEQGFEKLIQKFDDHEASREGLGYRELTPKVIRKHFEDVGLDGDIADHTPMGSLSGGQLVKVVIAGAMWNNPHLLVLDEPTNYLDRDSLGGLAVAIRDWSGGVVMISHNNEFVGALCPEQWHVENGAVVQKGNAAVDASRFADGVESKDGSPAPEPVKKRADDDDSPANIKVRTRKKKMTRNEKKAQAERRRLRHIEWLSSPKGTPKPPDTDDEEE from the coding sequence ATGTCGAAAAAAATCTCCTTCGACGAGTTTTTgaagcagcaacagcaggCTCAACAACAGCCCCGTGGCTACGGCTATAAGAACTCAAATAATTATCAGTACTCAGGTCAGAACTTCCAGTACTCAGGACAGAGCTTTCAGCCTGGCCAATACTACTCTGGATACCAGGGATACCAGGGATACCAGGGGTTTCAAAATCAGGCTCACACTGGGTATCAAGGCTATCCTGAACAAAGCTTCTCCGCGAGTCAGAATGGAAGCGAGGTTCCCTCTGGCGCTGAGTCCAGAATAACTAGTGGGGCAGCCACTCCCAATCCTGATGCCTCCACCACGTCTCTCTCGTCGCTAGGCTCTGCATTGAACAAACTTAAACTCGAAGAAACTCCTATACTGGAACATTTGACTGCGATTCAAAAGTGCTCCAAGATCAGTGactccaagaaggaggccGAGGCTATTGCGCAAAAGGTTGCAGAGCAGCCATCCATGACGATATTCGATACTTGGAAGATCCTTGATATCGTCAAAAACTTAGCAAAGGCAAGAAGCTCCCCAATTGTCAGGGAGTCCGCGCTTCTTGTAATACAGCAACTTGCGTTCAGCTTGAGTAACTCTGCTCCTAAAGAGCTGTACTTGGTGCAGTTCATCAGTGTGATCCTTGAAGCATTCACAGACAAGGACAGAAATGTTGTCAAAACTGCGAAACAGACCCTTGATATTGTTTATGGTGTCTTACCAGTAGAGATCTTGGGCAGCTTGTTCATTGACGAGATTATCAACTACCTTACATCGTCTGCAAAGTGGAACACCAAGATTGCTGCTTTAGAGATTATGGATAAGCTTATTGCTGAGGCCCCTGCCGATTTGTTGGAAATGAAATTTATCACTGCCGTTCCAGCGTTGACCGATATGGCAACAGACTTCAAGCCAGAGTTGGCCAAACACGGTTTAGCTACCTTAAAGCGCTTTGTGAAGGTGTTCGATAATCTTGATTTGCAAAACAAGTATGATTTGATCGTCGAAACCTTGGCCAATCCTCAAAAAGTTCCAGAGTGTATCAAGAACTTATCTTCTGTTACATTCGTGGCTGAAGTTACTGAACCTGCTTTGTCACTTCTAGTACCTATTCTTGacaagtcgttgaagatgtcaTCCTCTACCAATGATCAGTTGAGACAGACGGTTACCGTCACCGAAAACTTGACTAGATTGGTGAATAATAGAAGAGAGATTGAGCACTACATTCCTATTTTGTTACCTGGTGTGGAAAAGGTAGTAAACAATGCCTCATTGCCGGAAGTGAGAGAGTTGGGAGCTAAAGCACTTCgtgttttgaaagaagcagagagTGAACAAACCGATGGTAAGTTCCATGGCAGGATATCCTTGAAGGATGCGGAAAAATTCCTCACCGAAAACCTAAGTGAGGATGTTAAGGACGTGCCAGCCGCTTTGCTTAAGGATGGTACTGAAACGAGCTATCTTGCTACTATAGTACAAGTGGACGCTAACGTTAATGACTGGAAACGATTAGCAGAGTACCTTGAGAGCGCCATCCAATTGTCAGACTCTGTGACGGAGGAACTTAGAAAAAAGTATACTGAGGAAGTTataaagaatttgaagcaCCTCTTCACTGAATCAGCTCTGGTCGACAATGACGACAACGACGGTGCCGTTGAAATCGTTAATGCTGATTTCTCCTTGGCCTACGGTTCTCGtatgttgttgaacaaaaCCAACTTGAGATTGTTAAAGGGACACAGATACGGCCTCTGTGGCAGAAACGGTGCTGGTAAATCCACGTTGATGCGTGCTATTTCCAAGGGTCAATTAGAAGGCTTCCCTACTCCCGATCAGTTGCGTACATGCTTTGTCGAGCACAAATTGCAAGGTGAGGAAGGTGATTTGGATTTAGTCAGCTTCATTGCTTCTGACCCAGAGTTGGCCAATGTCGGGCGTGATGATATTGCTAAGGCATTGCAAGCTGTCGGGTTCCCTGAAGAAAGATTGACTCAACAAGTTGGCTCCTTATCGGGTGGttggaagatgaaattgGAATTAGCAAGAGCTATGCTTATGAAAGCTGATGTGTTGCTCTTGGATGAGCCTACTAACCACTTGGATGTTGGTAACGTCCAATGGTTACAGAATTACTTGATCGAGCACACGGAGATCACATCTTTGATCGTCTCCCACGACTCGGGTTTTTTGGATGCGGTTTGCACGGACATTATTCACTACGAGAACAAAAAGCTAGCATATTACAAGGGTAATTTATCAGAGTTTGTCAAGGTCAAGCCCGAGGGCAAGTCTTACTACACATTGAGTGACTccatggtgaagatggCCTTCCCACCTCCAGGTATCTTGTCTGGTGTAAAGTCTAATACGAGAGCAATAGCCAGAATGAGCAATGTTACTTTCACATATCCTGGTGCTGCGAAGCCATCCTTGAACAATGTCTCTTGCAGTTTGTGTTTGTCGTCTCGTGTGGCCATTGTTGGCCCCAATGGTGCGGGCAAGTCTAcgttgatcaagttgttgactGGAGAGTTGGTGCCAAACGAAGGTACTGTCGAGAAACATCCGAACTTGAGAATTGGATACATTGCTCAACACGCTTTGCAACACGTTGAACAGCATAAGGAGAAGACAGCCAACCAGTACTTACAGTGGCGTTACAGATTCGGTGACGACCGGGAAGTTTTATTAAAAGAATCGAGAAAGATctctgatgaagagaagcaAATCATGgaaaagctcattgacgTTGGTGACGGGCAAGGACCAAGACAAATTGAGGCGCTCGTTGGTAGacaaaagttgaagaaatctTTCCAGTATGAGATCAAATGGAAGTATTTCTTGCCTAAGTACAACTCCTGGCTTCCAAGAGAGTTTTTGATCGAGCAAGGAttcgagaagttgattcAAAAGTTCGATGATCATGAGGCTTCAAGAGAAGGTCTTGGCTACAGAGAATTGACACCAAAAGTAATAAGAAAGCATTTCGAGGATGTCGGATTGGATGGTGACATTGCAGACCACACACCTATGGGCTCTTTGTCCGGTGGTCAATTGGTCAAGGTTGTTATTGCTGGCGCTATGTGGAACAATCCCCACTtgcttgttcttgatgaaccTACAAACTATTTGGACAGAGACTCCTTGGGAGGTCTTGCCGTTGCCATTCGTGACTGGAGCGGAGGTGTTGTCATGATTTCGCACAACAACGAGTTTGTTGGAGCCTTGTGTCCTGAGCAATGGCACGTTGAAAATGGGGCTGTTGTTCAGAAGGGCAATGCTGCCGTTGATGCGCTGAGATTCGCTGATGGCGTCGAGTCCAAGGATGGTTCGCCTGCACCTGAAccagtgaagaagagagcagaCGATGACGACTCCCCTGCGAACATCAAGGTCAGAaccagaaagaagaagatgactagaaacgagaagaaagcacaggctgagagaagaagattgcgTCACATCGAATGGTTGAGCAGTCCTAAAGGTACACCAAAGCCACCAGACACtgacgacgaggaagaGTGA